CTTGCTGAGATAGCGGAAAGCAGCGCTGCATATACAGAATGGGTAAATGAGCAATGCCGTATAGCCCAGCAGATGTTCCAGGTTAAAGGTGCCATGGAGGTATTAGAAAAACACACGCCGGGCGTTTATCAGGGAGAAAATACTACCGGGGAATCTCTACAAGATGCTTACACCCACCTGGAGAGCCACCTGCACCCGGATTGCAAACGTTTGTTAAAGGAGTGGCCTGGTAAAGTTAACCGCTACAAAGGCGATGAATTTGTATATAAAGTGCGCGACAAGGAGTTTAGGCAGTCATTGAAGTATACTTCACTCGCAGGATTACAGATCTCCAAGATTGCGCTGCCAAAATACGAGGCCTGGGGCGATGTGCTGCGCTGGCTGCTTACAGAAAATGTGCCCGGCGAGTTCCCGTTTGCGGCAGGCGTTTTCCCGCTTAAGCAGGAGGGTGAAGACCCTACGCGAATGTTTGCCGGCGAAGGCGGGCCAGAGAGGACCAACAAGCGCTTCCATTATGTTTCTATGGGACAGCCGGCGCAGCGCCTATCCACGGCCTTTGACTCGGTAACCCTTTACGGCGAAGACCCGCACATCCGGCCTGATATATATGGTAAAATCGGCAATTCGGGAGTGAGTATTGCCACATTGGACGATGCTAAAAAACTTTATTCCGGGTTTGATCTTTGTAATCCGTCCACATCGGTAAGCATGACCATAAACGGGCCTGCACCTATGCTGCTGGGCTTTTTCATGAACGCCGCTATTGACCAGCAGTGCGAGCTGTACATCCGCAAGAACAAACTGGAGCATTTGGTTGAGGCTAAATTGAAAGGACAGTACGATGATAAGGGCAAGCAACGGCCTGCTTACGCAAATTTTGAAGAAACCTTTGCTAAAATTGCCGGTTCGGCAGGAGGATTACAAGGTGCCAACAATGGCCTTGGATTAATGCTGCTTGGCATTACCGGCGACGAGGTGCTGCCTGCCGAGGTATACGAAAAAATTAAGGCATCCGCTATTTCCAAAGTAAGGGGTACCGTACAGGCAGATATCCTTAAAGAGGACCAGGCACAAAACACCTGCATATTCTCTACAGAATTTGCTTTGCGGATGATGGGCGATATGCAGCAATACTTCATCCGCAATAAAATACGCAACTTCTATTCGGTCTCCATATCGGGCTATCACATTGCAGAAGCCGGCGCCAACCCCATAACACAACTGGCATTTACTTTAAGCAATGGCTTTACTTATGTGGAGTACTACTTAAGCCGCGGTATGCGTATAGATGATTTTGCGCCAAACCTATCGTTCTTCTTCAGCAATGGTATCGACCCGGAGTATTCAGTGATCGGCCGGGTAGCACGCCGCATTTGGGCCAAAGCGATTAAAAACAAATACAAAGGGAACGAGCGCTCTCAAAAACTCAAGTACCATATCCAAACCAGCGGACGCTCGCTGCACGCGCAGGAGATAGACTTTAACGACATTCGCACCACCTTGCAAGCGCTCTATGCTATTTACGATAATTGCAACTCGCTGCACACCAATGCTTATGATGAGGCGATCACCACCCCTACCGAAGAGTCGGTACGACGGGCTATGGCTATACAGCTCATCATCAATAGGGAATTGGGCCTTGCTAAAAATGAAAACCCCATCCAGGGATCGTTCATCATAGAGGAACTGACCGACCTGGTAGAGCAGGCTGTACTTACAGAATTTAAAGCCATTAACGACCGTGGCGGCGTGCTTGGCGCTATGGAGACCATGTACCAGCGCAGCAAAATACAAGAGGAATCGCTCTATTACGAAACCCTTAAGCATACCGGCGAGTACCCTATAGTTGGCGTAAATACTTTTTTAAATCAAAAAGGCTCACCTACTATCATCCCTGCCGAAGTGATCCGCGCTACCGAAGAAGAGAAGCAGGCGCAGATTAAAAACCTGGACGCTTTTCAGCAGCGGAATGCAGCCAAAGCAGGCGAACTGCTAAAACGTTTACAGCAAACAGCAATTGCAGGCGAAAACATATTTGCCGAACTGATGGAAGTATGCAAGT
The genomic region above belongs to Mucilaginibacter terrenus and contains:
- a CDS encoding methylmalonyl-CoA mutase family protein, with the translated sequence MESIPPYNPTHKIRFVTAAALFDGHDATINIMRRILQSTGAEVIHLGHNRSVEEVVTCAMQEDVQGIALTSYQGGHLEYFKYMRDLLNERGAARIKIFGGGGGVFLPDEIQELHSYGITRIYTPDDGRHMGLQGMINHMMQECDYLTPTLSAQDEANNAVSIARSITAAELGSAQPPITHNTTLSPPVLGITGTGGSGKSSLVDEFVRRYLMQTDKTLAIISVDPSKRKTGGALLGDRIRMNAINSSRVYMRSLATRQANLALSKHVQEAIDICRQAGYDMVIVETSGIGQSDTMITDYCDVSLYVMTPEFGAATQLEKIDMLDFADLVALNKFDKRGALDALRDVRKQYKRNHQLFDAKDDDLPVYGTMASQFNDPGMNTLFAAIMRKVQEKTGVSLIKENTTLFATEGESEKIYIIPPDRVRYLAEIAESSAAYTEWVNEQCRIAQQMFQVKGAMEVLEKHTPGVYQGENTTGESLQDAYTHLESHLHPDCKRLLKEWPGKVNRYKGDEFVYKVRDKEFRQSLKYTSLAGLQISKIALPKYEAWGDVLRWLLTENVPGEFPFAAGVFPLKQEGEDPTRMFAGEGGPERTNKRFHYVSMGQPAQRLSTAFDSVTLYGEDPHIRPDIYGKIGNSGVSIATLDDAKKLYSGFDLCNPSTSVSMTINGPAPMLLGFFMNAAIDQQCELYIRKNKLEHLVEAKLKGQYDDKGKQRPAYANFEETFAKIAGSAGGLQGANNGLGLMLLGITGDEVLPAEVYEKIKASAISKVRGTVQADILKEDQAQNTCIFSTEFALRMMGDMQQYFIRNKIRNFYSVSISGYHIAEAGANPITQLAFTLSNGFTYVEYYLSRGMRIDDFAPNLSFFFSNGIDPEYSVIGRVARRIWAKAIKNKYKGNERSQKLKYHIQTSGRSLHAQEIDFNDIRTTLQALYAIYDNCNSLHTNAYDEAITTPTEESVRRAMAIQLIINRELGLAKNENPIQGSFIIEELTDLVEQAVLTEFKAINDRGGVLGAMETMYQRSKIQEESLYYETLKHTGEYPIVGVNTFLNQKGSPTIIPAEVIRATEEEKQAQIKNLDAFQQRNAAKAGELLKRLQQTAIAGENIFAELMEVCKYCSLGQISHALYEVGGQYRRNM